The Triticum aestivum cultivar Chinese Spring chromosome 4B, IWGSC CS RefSeq v2.1, whole genome shotgun sequence sequence NNNNNNNNNNNNNNNNNNNNNNNNNNNNNNNNNNNNNNNNNNNNNNNNNNNNNNNNNNNNNNNNNNNNNNNNNNNNNNNNNNNNNNNNNNNNNNNNNNNNNNNNNNNNNNNNNNNNNNNNNNNNNNNNNNNNNNNNNNNNNNNNNNNNNNNNNNNNNNNNNNNNNNNNNNNNNNNNNNNNNNNNNNNNNNNNNNNNNNNNNNNNNNNNNNNNNNNNNNNNNNNNNNNNNNNNNNNNNNNNNNNNNNNNNNNNNNNNNNNNNNNNNNNNNNNNNNNNNNNNNNNNNNNNNNNNNNNNNNNNNNNNNNNNNNNNNNNNNNNNNNNNNNNNNNNNNNNNNNNNNNNNNNNNNNNNNNNNNNNNNNNNNNNNNNNNNNNNNNNNNNNNNNNNNNNNNNNNNNNNNNNNNNNNNNNNNNNNNNNNNNNNNNNNNNNNNNNNNNNNNNNNNNNNNNNNCCCAacacctgaaatgctgacgcgtggatgcctattggtcccggttggtgccaccaaccgggaccaaagggcctcctgcttgggctcgccgcaccggccacgtggaggcccatctatcccggtttatgcaagaaccgggactaaaggtatagggcattagtaccgacactttagtcccggttcaaaaatcgggactaatggcccttacgaaccgggactataggtccttttctactagtgcatttgGTTCAAATCATAGGAATTTTGCACTGAGTCTagactaatgtttattttcctttgaaatatggaggataggaaccaattcTACGAAGGagtaggaatccattcctatgaacaaaagggctctaaaggaaaattTTCTTTAAAAATCCTAAActatgaaattcctccaaaccaaaggaggctaATGTAGAGTCATCACAATCCAATGTGTTTCTAATCCCTCAAAAGGACATAAATTACACTCATTGAGAGAAACAAGGATATTTTTTGCTCCATCCATGAAAAGAGTAGATCACTTGATGGCCGCCCCGACCTACCAACCCCTTGCTCTCTACCAAAGCGGACCCTAGATTTTCTttataaagggtggattttattaactcaaaatgaagcatcaggAAGATACTAGATGCATAGGTTATATTTCAAACCCTGATTTAATGAGAAAACGTGTACCAAGATTTTACTGGCGCTGTCATCTCCTTATTTTGACCCAAGCAACCATTACCTGCTCCGAGGAGTACGTTCTCTCTTCCACAAAATATATCATTACCTAGCTACTACAGTATCTTATATGTGTTCAAATAATGCTCCTCAGAAACAACAAGCACGTACGTGCAACAAAACAAACAACACACGGCGATCGACAGTCAACGGACAAATTTGTTGCAGCGAGCTAACCAAGATACTGTCGTTGAATTTTCATAATGGCAAGTTTGTGGTCAGAGAAGTGCAGCTGATGCCGCAGCATTTTGATTATAGTATTGACGAGAGCAGAGTTTCTACTGGATGGGCATTGGAACTCTGTTGCGAAAGCTGGTCTTCGACAGTGGACCCGTTCTGCTACATACGCACGACTAGTAGCTCGGTGATTCCATCGAGGTTTGGGGGAACTGAATCTGGGCCATCGGGCCGCATCCTCCCCTGGTCGGGACGGCTCCTCTGCTCTCCTCGGCCGTGGGGGCGCGGTCCCAGCGGGCCCAGTGCCGGTGGTGCCAGCCAGGGCGCTCGCTGGAGGCACCCTGCTGAGTCTCGGGCGGGCTCCTGGTCCCGGCGAGCGAGGCAGCGAGAGTGGATCTGCTTGTGGAGGCGAGAGTGGTCAGGTGTCCGCGGATCTGCAAGTGGGAGGTCGCCGGAGCGGAGGCTCCGGGGCGAGGCGGTGTTGGGCGCCGTGCTGGCCGTGTGGACGGCAGTACACGGCCGGTGGTGCGTGCGAGGGTGGCTGCAGCTGATGCACGGGGTGCCGGATCTGACCAGTCGTGGTTGAATCTGGCTACTGTGATGGTGGTGGTCTGGCTCGGGTTGGTGGTTGGAGGTGCAGCGCCGGATGAAAACCTTGCCGCCAGTTTTTTGGGCCGGGGCAGGCGACGGCGACGCCTGTGGGCGCcgcttccttcttgaaggcgtcgctgaGGCGTTCCTGCTCGCTCCACTACACAAGGATGCTCGGGGGAGACCTATGATCCCCtgggatcggacgatgatggcgaCGCATGGTCGCACCTCTTGGGGCATCGTTTCAGGAGCTCCTTACCGGCCGGAGGGACCAGTGGTAGATGGGGATGTCGCTCGTGCTGCTTGGTTGTGTCCATCCGGCAATGAGGGCGGTTtggcttctgtggcaacgatgacggTGGTGGACATCGTCGGAGGCGTGACATTGGtcgtggtagtcggctcttctctGACGTGTCCGTAAGATACCTCGGCTGCTTGTTGCCATGAAGTCGAAACTGCGGTGCGGGGCACCGGTGGTGTACGATGACGGATGGCAGGCGGTTCGTTCGGTAATCCTCTGTGACGTCAACCTTGCTTTGTTCTGCGTAGTTCTTCGTCAAAGTCGGAGCTGCGTTGTCTTGCTGTGGGTGGATGACGTTCCGCCTTGTAAGAGTAGTGTTGTTCTACAGCCAATAGggttgttatttttctttttctttgatcttcGGATCCTTCCCATATTGTTTCTTCCGCTGCTTTCTGCTAAATCTAATTGAAGCCAGCAatttgctggatctttcaaaaaaaattagTCTGATGATGTACTCCATGGCTTTTCTTGAGGGGGCATGCGCATGTGCAGAATTTTGGTGTGCCAAACCTCCGGCGATTGCGGTGCGATCAGATCCAGAAGTCGCTATTTGCTTCCGGCAATCAGCACTGAATTTCTTTTGACTAGAGTCTGGAGTATTTTTTTTTTTGAACCCAAGAGTCTGGAGTACTTCGAAAGTTCTAACCCGTAAAGCACCAGAACAGAAAGCAAGCGTGTACTAAGAAATAGAGTTTTTTTTTTGCCATGATACTAAGAAATAGAGTTAATAAACGGTACAACTGTGAACACGGAACACTCAAATCAAAAGGTTAAGGTTCAAGCTAATTAACTAAGTGGGTGCATGATTGGTGCCCAAAAGGTATTATACTCACTGAaaaaaatagcacgctatagcgtattGAGAATTGTCTCGCTAAATATATCGGTGTACAATGTCTCGATAATAGTACGCTATAGCGTATTGAGAATTGTTTCGCCAAATATATCGGTGTACAATGTCTCGATAATAGTACGTTATAGTGCGTTATAGCACGCTAATAGAATATTTTAAAGTCGTCGCTGCTTTgttgtagcgcgctatttttttcattgtTACTCCACTTTTGACTAATGCATCGTACGTATATGCTACCTTGAGGAGAAAATTCAGGTTGAATTGTCCATGCTAAGATATAGATATATAAATGTTTTGACCATAACCACCATGCATGCCTCCAGTTTCTAAGGATGAGCATGGGCCAAATAGTACCGCCGGAGACCAGGTCAGACGTCTGTATGTCCCCGAAACTTGAAAAAACAATTATGAGAAAAATCAGCAGGCAGGATGGTCGAATCATCATCTCGTTCATGATCATGTACCGGTAGGCAGTAGCTAGGCTAACCTTGACATTTGTTGGATGGTGATGCAAAAAATAATTAAGAAAATCATAATCGGGTTAAGGCTGGTCAGTGGAGTGTATCATATACTAATATCATACGTATGATACAACATCcacaatgcatagtatcataggttagtatcataggtggtctcatttattgtccTGTATGATAGTATCATAACATTTATTAGGATAcggtatctatctatgttattacaacctcctctctcttctttaattataTGTCATATAAGTATGtgtgcgagtcccaagtgcatgttacaGGTTATGTTACCGCCAGCCTAATGCACTCTTCCTGTGCCAAAATGTCGCCTTAAAGTCCATGCGAGTGTTACATTAGCACGCTGATGATTTTCTTGATTAAATTTGACCCAGAGAACTATGTAGAGTAGTAGCTAGCAAACACCGTCCGTAGCACAGGAAAGCAACATGAGGAGACGGAGACATGCTTGCACCAAAACTGTACCATGACTCTTACTTAACCGTGCCGATGGCACAGTGTCGGCATGCAGCTTTTTCTACCAAAACTGTACATTTTTCACGAGCTACGTTACATATGCATCTGCTGTGAAACGCGTAATTCCAAAGCGCCGCGCCCGTTTGGATCAACGCTCAAAGTCCACCCGAGTAGGTGGAGACGATGGGGGCATGATGATGCAATCTAATACTAATATATGATGGCAGACTGGTAGCTAGGATAATCATGGCCAGCGGCGTGAGCTACCTTTTCTTCCTATAAATACCGGCCGCCCCGCGTTCCTCCACCACATCCAGCAAACAAGCTTCTCAAGGCACTATCTGGCTGACTAGCTAGAATAGACCGCTCGATAGAGTAGCATCATAAGCAAACACCCATAGACCGATCATGGCGGCGCGCGCCATTGTTGCCCTCTCGCTCATCCTCGCGCTGGTCGCCATAGCCAGCGGAGGAGCGTCGGCGCAGCTGTCGTCGGGATTCTACTCCCGCTCCTGCCCGGGCATGCTCAAAGCTGTGCGCTCGGCGCTGCACCCGGCCATCGCTAGGGAGCGCCGCGTGGGCGCCTCCATCGTCCGCCTcttcttccacgactgcttcgtccaGGGCTGCGACGCCTCGCTGCTGCTGGACGACGCGCCGGGCCTGCGCGGCGAGAAGAACGCCACACCCAACAAGAACTCCGCCAGGGGGTTCGAGGTCATCGACGCCGTCAAGGCGGCCGTCGAGGAGTGTTGTCCCGGggtcgtctcctgcgccgacatcctCGCCATCGCCGCCGAGGAGAGCGTCGTCTTCGTAAGTATCCATACATGCATAGTCTTTTTTTTTGCGAAGTCTAACACTACTGTGACATGCGTTGTGTACGTGTAGCTGGGTGGCCCGAGCTGGGAGGTGAAGATGGGGCGGAGAGACTCGACCACGGCGAGCTTCAACGGCGCCGAGAACAACATCCCCCCGCCGACGTCGGGGCTCGCAAACCTTACGTCCCTCTTCGCCGCGCAGGGGCTCTCCCAGAAAGACATGGTCGCACTGTCAGGtagtacatacatacatacatacatatacgtACATGCAAAATAAACCGTACGTACATCGGTACATATCCCAAATCAACCGCTGACATCTTCCATCAACTTTCTTCTATGtactttattttcaaaaataattacGCACTCTCAGGCAGTACAATTTTGCAGTTGCACTCTGAGCCAACATAAGTTGTCATGACAAAGTAATATTTTCCTTTGCTGAAGAAGCAAGTTAAAATTCTTTGACTACTTTCCCAGACTGTTAATTTCTCAATGGAGTCGCCGAGTCGGTAGCTTTATAGTCGGTATCAACCAACGGAGCTGATATCCACGTTTTGACTCCAAAGCTCAAAAATTCTACATAAGACAATATCTCAGGATTAAACAAATATACTATAATTTATAGGTGATGAGTTACAAAGTTGATCGATGACTAATTACCACTGACCTAACCTTTGGTTTGTCTGCTTAATTTGTAAGACTGGACAACGTCATTTTTTTTCCTTGGTTACTTAATAAACACGTAATACTAATTAGGAAAGTCGGTGAATGATTCCTACCGAAGGAATGACAAAAGAGTAGCTGCAAATCAGGTAATAACTTGAGTTGACGGTATAACTTGTGTTCCAGGAGCCCACACAATCGGCCTAGCACGCTGCACAAACTTTCGGGACCACATCTACAACGACACAAACATCGACGCCGGCTTCGCCAGGAGCCGCCAGTCAGGCTGCCCTCGCGCCACTGGCTCCGGTGACAACAACCTGGCGCCCCTCGACCTGCAAACTCCGGCCGTCTTCGAGAATGACTACTACAAAAACCTTGTCCAGAAGAGGGGCCTTCTGCACTCGGACCAGGAGCTCTTCAATGGCGGTGCTGCCGATGCGCTGGTCCGGGAGTACGTCGGTAGCCAGAGCGCCTTCTTCAAGGACTTTGTGGAGGGAATGATCAAGATGGGGGACATCACGCCGCTGATGGGATCCAACGGACAGATCAGAATGAACTGCAGGAGGATCAACTAAGATTCTTCTCCGCTTTCCGTGCCAACAATTCCGATGTTGTTCCCATGCTTGAATCCATGATGATTTTCCCTTTTTTACTTAAACTCATTTGTTCCCTTTTCTTTTAaggataaaaggttaaaagatatTATAATACTCCCCTTTGTACCATGTTCACGGAAGAACTGAACATGGATGCACTGGCAAAAGAACAAAGTGCAAAGTGAGATGTGGCAAATCAAATATATAGTTTCAATAGATCAAGTGGATCCTAAAATTGTCAAGTAAAGAGGGGCTAAAGATTGAATCCCACATTCTTTACCTTCCCGACGAGTTGATAAAGTCCCTCCGGACACTACTGACAACGAGCCCatgtgttgtagggtgaaaccctagaggggatcttttcacacttggagggggaaaagaggaagaacactcaagaacacatgacacaaatcactcaaacaaacccaaatatcacatccactagaatagcatacatgagatccacaagattacaagacCAATTCAAGGAAAATAACACCTGGGTAaggttcttcccactaggtgaggtcttgcatccaaagaggatcttctccaagaggaggtctagatctcctagaggaggaagatgagcaaagccctcttttgtgtTATAAATACTTTGCTAACCTCTCCAATGAGCTAGGTGGGGGTACTTATAGTTTTGACACGAAATAAGAGAGGAGGGGGGATACAAGGGCAAAGCCCCAAAGAGGCACGCATGCTCTCGGTattgtccgggcacccggggtcatgggggccgggcacccggaccgacCAGGGGCCAGCAACAGGTTCGGCCGGGCACCCGGAGGCGAGGGGACCGGGCACCCGGCCCGTACAGGGGCTCGACTGgaggtggcccgggc is a genomic window containing:
- the LOC123091507 gene encoding peroxidase 4-like; this encodes MAARAIVALSLILALVAIASGGASAQLSSGFYSRSCPGMLKAVRSALHPAIARERRVGASIVRLFFHDCFVQGCDASLLLDDAPGLRGEKNATPNKNSARGFEVIDAVKAAVEECCPGVVSCADILAIAAEESVVFLGGPSWEVKMGRRDSTTASFNGAENNIPPPTSGLANLTSLFAAQGLSQKDMVALSGAHTIGLARCTNFRDHIYNDTNIDAGFARSRQSGCPRATGSGDNNLAPLDLQTPAVFENDYYKNLVQKRGLLHSDQELFNGGAADALVREYVGSQSAFFKDFVEGMIKMGDITPLMGSNGQIRMNCRRIN